The Sylvia atricapilla isolate bSylAtr1 unplaced genomic scaffold, bSylAtr1.pri scaffold_190_arrow_ctg1, whole genome shotgun sequence genome contains the following window.
caagtgctgggtcctgcactttggccgaaacaacccctgcagtgctacaggctgaGGAAAGAGTGGCtggacagcagccaggcagaaagggTCCTGTGGGAACTGATGGACAGCAGGCTGcacatgaggcagcagtgtgcccaggtggccaacAAGGCCACGAGCCCCTGACCTGGATCAGGAGCAGTGTGgccaccaggagcagggcagtCATTCttgccctgtgctcagcactggttgGGCAgcacctcaagtgctgtgtccagttctgggccttCTAAATTAGGAACAACATGGAGAGGCTGCATCATGTCTAGAAAaaggcaacaaggctggtgaggggtcTGGAACAAAAGTCCCGTGAGAAggggctgaaggagctggggttgtttaccctggagcagaggctcaggggagacaaGGCGGTGTCAGggcacaggttggacttgatgatgtCCAAGGACTTTTTCGACTTtgctgattctgtgattctctgaaacCACCCTTGCAGCAGTTGCAGGATGAGGCCTGGGCCTCCTCTTCAGAAGGTGCAGCAGCCCAGgtccctcagcttctcctcacagccccaaagcccatcctgtcagtcctgcagagcctctgcagctcctcctcatggcccagagcagggagccccacagccagacacagcagcccagatgtgcccccctgggctgtggtgcctctggcaaggagcagcaccaggcactgcaggagcctgcagaCAATTCCTGAAGCACTTGGAGGATGATCCTACTCCCCAAGGGATGTTCCCATGGTGCCAACTCAGGGACTGCAATGGGCAGTGGGGCCAGAGAGGAAAGGGCCAACAGGGATGGGCTGTTTGCAGGGGAGGGAACAGGAGTGGGCAATACAAAGAAACTTGCAGCCAGAAGAGTAGATAAAGGAAAGTTGAAACCAAAGAAATGCTCTGGACAATTTGAGGGTGGCtgccaggcagccctggctctgagCAACAAAGTCAGTAGTGGCACAGGAAACTCACAGCTGATGGGAAGAAACTTTCTGTGTGACTTCAGAGGCCATGACAAAGCTGAGTGgtttccctcctgtcccccagcccttcctggccCGAGAGGCTGATGGCATTTGTGCTCCCTCAGGTTCATCTCCCCACACCAACACCATGGGGGTGCTCAGGCCGGCTCTGGGCAGTGCAAACAGGGGCTCCTGAGCCAGTGCTGCCGTGTCTGTGCCTGCAAGGATGGGGCCCCTGTGTGAGCTGGGGGAgaggccagggctgcagagggggaTGTTGTTGGCAGGTGCATGAGGACGCTCTGGGACGCTGCCCTGGGGTGTCCAGCGCAGTGGGGATGGAtcaggccctgctctgctgctccttcccgtCTCCCCCAGGGACCTtgcagagccccagccatgCTGTTTGCCCCCAGCCTGCCCACggccagcctggggctgctcacgGGGCTTTTCTGTGCTGGGCATTGGCCTGGGCGTGTTCTGGAGAGAGCCTGGGCAAGGAGGCTGGAgcccccaggccctgccctgaggcgtcagcgctgccccagcagtgcccatggcctgtccctgctgcagccccggcactgccacccccagccctgtgcccggCCCCGAGAGCACTCAGGCCCTACAGCAacaccagggccaggagggcagcggggcagggccacgggagcagcactgccaacaccaagggctgctgctcctggccacagctgctgtgccagccctgatctgccccagctctgcacacagacattgctgctgcagctgcagagaagggaacaaaaggggcatctctgcagaaaacttgGCTGGGAGATCATTGAGTTCCTTTAAAGCCACCAAGAGCACAGCCCCTCACTGACACAGGTTGTGGCCACGGAACGACACAAACTGAGAAATGGCAccaaaaatgacatttattGGTGGAAATGAATAAAGgagtaaaacaaagaaaaagaacattcaaaatgaaaacaatgagAAGTATCAAAGGAGACTTTTATTACAAGTGATTGGAAGAAATTGCCCAGCAGTTTATTGTTTCTGGAGCCATCCAGTGATCAGtgtcctcactgcagccttgaGCTCCTGGTTCCTCAGGCTGTAGATGAAGGGGTTCAGGGCTGGAGTCACCACTGAGTACAGAACAGACAGGGCCAgatccagggatggagaggagatggaggggGGCTTCAGGTGAGCAAACATTATAGTGCTGAGGAACAGGGAGACCACGgccaggtgagggaggcaggtggaaaaggctttgtgccgtccctgctcagaggggatcctcagcacagccctgaagatctgcacataggagaaaacaatgaacacaaaacaaacaaatgataAGCTGGCAGTAACAGCAATGAGCCCAAGTTCCCTGAGATAGGATTTGGAGCAGGAGAGCTTGAGGATGTGTGGgatttcacagaagaactggCCCAGGGCattgccatggcacaggggcagggaaaatgTATTGGCCGTGTGCATGAGAGCATTGAGAAAggcactggcccaggcagctgctgccatgtgggcacaagctctgctgcccaggagggtcccGTAGTGCAGGGGTTTGCAGATGGACACGTAGCGGTCGTAGCACATGATGGTCAGGAGATAAAACTCtgctgcagatgaagaacacaaagaaaaagagctgtgcagcacatcctgcataGGAGATGgtcctggtgtcccagagggaattgtgcatggctttggggacagtggtgaggatggagcccaggtcgctgagggccaggttgagcaggaagaagaacatggggctgtgcaggtggtggccGCAGGCGACGGCAGCGATGACGAGGCCgttgcccaggagggcagccagggagatgcccaggaagaggcagaagtgcaggagctgcagctgccgcctgtctgccagtgccagcaggaggaagtggctgatggagctgctgttggacattTGCTGTGTCATGGCATGGGGATCTGTAAAAACAGTAATCATGGAATAGTTCAGTTTGGAGAGGACTTTCAAtatcccagcacagcttggtGGCACTTTCcccccactgcctgcccagggctctgctgcctggagctgtccctgcctgcagctgcttccctgtgcccagggctgggccctgccagtgctgccagagcccagcccagccctgggggctcagctctgccctgcagacccctcccagctcaggcactgcccaggggcagctctgcctctgcaggcTCTGATGGCAACATCACAGCAACCCTGAGGAGGCTGGAAAAGTGACACTGGGGATGCTGCCTGCAAGGGACCCTCTGCTGatttctgtcactgcctggTTTCATAAGGTCtgagaggaaattattttttttttcttagctatAACTGAAAGATGAATATCTATGTGCAATTTTCCATCCAGACAACACAGAGTAGTAGATTAACAAAGCAGGATTTCCCCATTTATGCATCCTCTACCTCACTGTGCTCCCTGGATAATCTActtgaaaatattctgcagtTAAATGTCATGCTGGGAGCAGTCCTGAACACTGCAGCATCCTCACCACACAAGGAGAACACTTCCAAGCCTTACCAGCTGTCTCCTTCCACCCAGATCTtgtcccccagtgctgggagcagcccccagggctggctgagagctgtccctggcaggcagcagagtccctgccccagcacagcgccctgggctgcaggaccctgctctgcaggacagccctgggcacccctggctgctccacacaAGACACAATCAGAGAATGTACTCACAGAGTCTGTAGGCATTGGCATGTTCCAGCTGTAGGAGatcactgcaggagctgcagctgcattgtcctgcagccagaggttcctgtgccaagggctggcagTGATTCTCCCGCAGTCActtctcagccccttcccagccctgagtgattgaagctctctgtgcctgtgtgctgtgcccgggctggctgcaggcagtgccccagccctgctgggctgggagaagagctgctcagcaagagaaatgtgtttttaagctCTTCTTGGTtaccaggagctgcctctgtgccaggagcccagcccagctcagcagcacagacacagcacaaggacttTAATGACCCTCTCGGGGCTTGTGCTGAGGCCCTGAACATCAGTCCCTCAGAGGGAGATGAAGAAACCTCTCAAGAGCTCCAAGTCAGAATCCAACTCCAaagtttcctgaagttttaatggGTCCCACTGAGGGACACGACAGagaaagtgtccccaggccccaggcagagcagagaactgcaggcactgatgacaggtggggacaaagagaagccaagtcctggtgtcctggagcacagcagcctctgtgccaccaagggctgtgaggagacaccttgtcctgaggccctggggcctcctggcacagccccagcaaggctgggcactgtcagccccttgtcctgccctcagcatccccctcccATGCCAGTG
Protein-coding sequences here:
- the LOC136374901 gene encoding olfactory receptor 14J1-like — its product is MQDVLHSSFSLCSSSAAEFYLLTIMCYDRYVSICKPLHYGTLLGSRACAHMAAAAWASAFLNALMHTANTFSLPLCHGNALGQFFCEIPHILKLSCSKSYLRELGLIAVTASLSFVCFVFIVFSYVQIFRAVLRIPSEQGRHKAFSTCLPHLAVVSLFLSTIMFAHLKPPSISSPSLDLALSVLYSVVTPALNPFIYSLRNQELKAAVRTLITGWLQKQ